The proteins below come from a single Burkholderia humptydooensis genomic window:
- a CDS encoding nitrate reductase: MTVDTPAQPIAQHTPGAVRETRSTCCYCGVGCGVVIETRCDANGRDTIVGVRGDSDHPANFGRLCSKGSTLHLTATPERYAQTRATHPELRASRDAARTRVPWDDALDHVARRLARIVEQHGPDAVGFYISGQLLTEDYYVFNKLAKGLVGTNNIDSNSRLCMSSAVVGYKRTLGADAPPCSYEDLDHAGTVLIAGANPAYAHPILYRRLEAARARNPQMKVIVADPRRTDSASDATLHLALQPGTDTMLFNAMLHVLIWDGALDSAFIAAHTQGFDALRDAVRDATPAAAAQVCGLRADDIVQAARWFGAGPSLSLYCQGLNQSASGTTKNVALVNLHLATGQIGKPGAGPFSLTGQPNAMGGREVGGMATLASAHRDLANPADRAEIAGLWGVPDLPAKPGLTAVEMFEQLAEGALKAIWIVCTNPAHSIPGQALARAGLERAEFVVLQDAYAHTGTAPYADVLLPAATWGEKEGTVTNSERRISRVRAATQPYGDARADWRIAADVGRRLEARLAPGRPTLFPYEDAEAIWNEHRATTIGRDCDIGGLSWPLLARDGPQQWPFPAGAVQGLARLYADGRFPTGDGRARFVPTPYHPVAEAVDARYRFALTTGRLRDQWHGGSRTGSVAKLFAHAPQPCVELNPGDCARLELGPHDFVHLTSRRGSALLPARADDAVVPGQAFAPMHWGDEYVSGVAGNRAAMGINALTTPARDPYSQQPELKHAAIKLLKADLPWRWLIAARVPAGELLARQRAARAFFARFPYASCVPFGTDAYAGLAWRVAAYEPAPAGLQREIEALFELPAQAADVMSYGDARRGAGRRVRIVDGALVAFSVAGAAGTTEDGAAVLREYVDSGASVGALGRLLLFAGRVPLQAAPARGRTICNCVGVGEREIGAVLAADAPSAAPGERLANLQERLKCGTQCGSCIPELRRLIAETATAAAPSPR, encoded by the coding sequence AAGGCAGCACGCTGCATCTGACGGCCACGCCCGAGCGCTACGCGCAGACGCGCGCGACGCATCCGGAGCTGCGCGCATCGCGCGACGCGGCACGCACGCGCGTGCCGTGGGACGACGCGCTCGATCACGTCGCGCGGCGCCTCGCGCGCATCGTCGAGCAGCACGGGCCCGACGCGGTCGGCTTCTACATCTCCGGCCAACTGCTGACCGAGGACTACTACGTCTTCAACAAGCTCGCGAAGGGGCTCGTCGGCACGAACAACATCGATTCGAACTCGCGGCTCTGCATGAGCTCGGCCGTCGTCGGCTACAAGAGGACGCTCGGCGCCGACGCGCCGCCGTGCAGCTACGAAGACCTCGATCACGCGGGCACCGTGCTGATCGCGGGCGCGAACCCCGCTTACGCGCATCCGATCCTTTACCGGCGGCTGGAGGCGGCGCGCGCGCGCAATCCGCAGATGAAGGTGATCGTCGCCGATCCGCGCCGCACCGATTCGGCGAGCGACGCGACGCTGCATCTCGCGCTGCAGCCCGGCACCGACACGATGCTGTTCAACGCGATGCTGCACGTGCTGATCTGGGACGGCGCGCTCGATTCCGCATTCATCGCCGCGCACACGCAGGGCTTCGACGCGCTGCGCGATGCGGTGCGCGACGCGACGCCCGCCGCGGCCGCGCAGGTGTGCGGGCTGCGCGCGGACGACATCGTGCAGGCCGCGCGCTGGTTCGGCGCGGGGCCGTCGCTGTCGCTGTATTGCCAGGGGCTCAATCAGTCGGCGAGCGGCACGACGAAGAACGTCGCGCTCGTCAACCTGCATCTCGCGACAGGCCAGATCGGCAAGCCCGGCGCGGGGCCGTTCTCGCTGACGGGCCAGCCGAACGCGATGGGCGGCCGCGAGGTGGGCGGCATGGCGACGCTCGCGTCCGCGCACCGCGATCTCGCGAACCCGGCCGATCGCGCCGAGATCGCCGGCCTCTGGGGCGTGCCCGATCTGCCTGCGAAGCCGGGCTTGACCGCGGTCGAGATGTTCGAGCAGCTCGCCGAAGGCGCGCTGAAAGCGATCTGGATCGTCTGCACGAACCCCGCGCATTCGATTCCGGGCCAGGCGCTCGCGCGCGCGGGGCTCGAGCGCGCGGAATTCGTCGTGCTGCAGGACGCGTATGCGCACACGGGCACCGCGCCATACGCGGACGTGCTGCTGCCCGCGGCGACGTGGGGCGAGAAGGAAGGCACGGTGACGAACTCCGAGCGGCGGATCTCGCGCGTGCGCGCGGCGACGCAGCCGTACGGCGACGCGCGCGCCGACTGGCGGATCGCGGCGGACGTCGGCCGCCGGCTCGAAGCGCGGCTCGCGCCCGGCCGCCCGACGCTCTTTCCGTACGAAGACGCCGAAGCGATATGGAACGAGCACCGCGCGACGACGATCGGCCGCGACTGCGACATCGGCGGGCTGTCATGGCCGCTCCTCGCGCGCGACGGCCCGCAGCAATGGCCGTTTCCGGCGGGCGCCGTGCAGGGCCTCGCGCGCCTGTACGCCGACGGGCGCTTTCCGACCGGCGACGGCCGCGCGCGCTTCGTGCCGACGCCGTATCACCCCGTCGCCGAGGCCGTCGACGCGCGCTACCGCTTCGCGCTGACGACAGGCCGCCTGCGCGACCAGTGGCACGGCGGCAGCCGCACGGGCTCGGTTGCGAAGCTGTTCGCCCACGCGCCGCAGCCGTGCGTCGAGCTCAATCCCGGCGACTGCGCGCGGCTCGAACTCGGCCCGCACGATTTCGTCCACCTGACGTCGCGGCGCGGCAGCGCGCTCCTGCCCGCGCGCGCCGACGACGCGGTCGTCCCCGGCCAGGCGTTCGCGCCGATGCACTGGGGCGACGAATACGTGTCGGGCGTCGCGGGCAACCGCGCGGCAATGGGCATCAACGCGCTGACGACGCCGGCGCGCGACCCGTATTCGCAGCAGCCGGAACTCAAGCACGCGGCGATCAAGCTGCTGAAGGCCGATCTGCCGTGGCGCTGGCTGATCGCCGCGCGCGTGCCGGCTGGCGAGCTGCTCGCGCGCCAGCGGGCCGCGCGCGCGTTCTTCGCGCGCTTTCCGTATGCGAGCTGCGTGCCGTTCGGCACCGACGCGTACGCGGGCCTCGCATGGCGCGTCGCCGCGTACGAGCCCGCGCCCGCCGGGCTGCAGCGCGAAATCGAAGCGCTTTTCGAATTGCCCGCGCAGGCGGCCGACGTGATGAGCTACGGCGACGCGCGGCGCGGCGCCGGCCGGCGCGTGCGGATCGTCGACGGCGCGCTCGTCGCGTTCTCCGTCGCCGGCGCGGCGGGCACGACCGAGGACGGCGCGGCCGTGCTGCGCGAGTACGTCGACAGCGGCGCGAGCGTCGGCGCGCTCGGCCGCCTGCTGCTGTTCGCCGGCCGCGTGCCGCTGCAGGCAGCGCCTGCGCGCGGCCGCACGATCTGCAACTGCGTCGGCGTGGGCGAGCGCGAGATCGGCGCGGTGCTGGCGGCCGACGCGCCGTCCGCGGCGCCCGGCGAGCGGCTCGCGAACTTGCAAGAACGGCTCAAATGCGGTACTCAGTGTGGTTCCTGCATACCCGAGCTGCGCCGCCTGATCGCCGAAACCGCGACGGCCGCGGCCCCTTCCCCTCGATGA
- the ybiB gene encoding DNA-binding protein YbiB — protein sequence MTESDANASQQPDHFSCARLIKEIGRGPNGARALPYDDAFALFRAMLDARVSDIELGAVLIAYRLKGETAAELAAMLAAAHASFEPLHVQDAMFRTVSIPSYNGARRQPNLVPLLALLLAREGVPVLVHGVAEDPGRVTSAEIFTELSIAPGGTHDEIEDTLAERRVAFAPIDVLAPKLARLIALRRVLGVRNSTHTIVKLLQPFEPAGLRLVNYTHPPYRDSLVELFRDHPAAAAGGALLARGTEGEAVADTRRQVQVDWLHDGLCETVVEPARSSSDAPPVELPASRDAATTAAWTDSVMRGEIPIPDAVAMQVDTIVRLARIA from the coding sequence ATGACCGAATCCGACGCCAACGCCAGCCAGCAGCCCGACCACTTTTCCTGCGCCCGCTTGATCAAGGAAATCGGGCGCGGACCCAACGGCGCACGCGCGCTGCCGTACGACGACGCGTTCGCGCTGTTCCGCGCGATGCTCGACGCCCGCGTGTCCGACATCGAGCTGGGCGCGGTGCTGATCGCATACCGGCTCAAAGGCGAGACGGCCGCCGAGCTCGCGGCGATGCTCGCCGCCGCGCACGCGTCGTTCGAGCCGCTGCACGTGCAGGACGCGATGTTCCGCACCGTGTCGATCCCGAGCTACAACGGCGCGCGCAGGCAGCCGAACCTCGTGCCGCTCCTCGCGCTGCTGCTCGCGCGCGAAGGCGTGCCGGTGCTCGTGCACGGCGTGGCGGAGGACCCGGGCCGCGTGACGAGCGCGGAGATTTTCACCGAGCTGTCGATTGCGCCCGGCGGCACGCACGACGAGATCGAGGACACGCTCGCCGAGCGCCGCGTCGCGTTCGCGCCGATCGACGTGCTCGCGCCGAAGCTCGCGCGGCTGATCGCGTTGCGGCGCGTGCTCGGCGTGCGCAATTCGACGCACACGATCGTCAAGCTGCTGCAGCCGTTCGAGCCCGCCGGGCTGCGGCTCGTCAACTACACGCATCCGCCGTATCGCGACAGCCTCGTCGAGCTGTTTCGCGATCATCCGGCGGCCGCGGCGGGCGGCGCGCTGCTCGCGCGCGGCACCGAAGGCGAGGCGGTGGCCGACACGCGCCGTCAGGTGCAGGTCGACTGGCTGCACGACGGGCTCTGCGAGACGGTCGTCGAACCGGCGCGCTCGTCGTCCGACGCGCCGCCCGTCGAGCTGCCCGCATCGCGCGACGCCGCGACGACGGCCGCATGGACCGATTCCGTGATGCGCGGCGAAATTCCGATTCCGGACGCGGTCGCGATGCAGGTCGACACGATCGTGCGGCTCGCGCGGATCGCGTGA